CCCGGAGCCCCGCGAGCTGCTCGCCACCGGCACCTCCCCCGCCGACGTCGCCGCCAAGTACCCCACGTCCTCCCTCGCCTGGGCCCGCCTCGCCGACGAGGCCTTCGAGCGCGGCAGCGTCGTCGAGTCGTACGCCTACGCCCGTACGGGCTACCACCGCGGCCTCGACGCGCTGCGCCGCAGCGGCTGGAAGGGGCACGGCCCGGTGCCCTGGGAGCACGAGCCGAACCGCGGCTTCCTGCGCGCCCTGCACGCCCTCGCCCGCGCCGCCGAGTCGATCGGCGAGCGGGAGGAGTACGAGCGCTGCAGCCAGTTCCTGAAGGACTCCTCGGAGACGGCGGCGAAGACGCTGGGCTGACCCGTACAAAGGGTCCGCCCCCGCACATGCGCGGGCGGACCTCGCGGATCTTCGGCACCTTGCGAGCC
The DNA window shown above is from Streptomyces sp. NBC_00670 and carries:
- a CDS encoding DUF3151 domain-containing protein, which translates into the protein MSIHENLLGGPPPTHLPDDPEPRELLATGTSPADVAAKYPTSSLAWARLADEAFERGSVVESYAYARTGYHRGLDALRRSGWKGHGPVPWEHEPNRGFLRALHALARAAESIGEREEYERCSQFLKDSSETAAKTLG